atataaatatactatcttggacatcttttatgattgtgagcactcattaaaatatgacatgctaaaaggttgatgttggacaaggaagacaacgtaatgggttatgttttcttatatccgaaataaagtatattgtcatggatcatccaacatgttgagcttgcctttctctctcatgctagccaaattctttgcaccaagtagagatactacttgtgcttccaaaattccttaaacccagttttgccatgagagttcaccgtatctaccaatggattgagtaagatccttcaagtaagttgtcattgttgcatgcaataaatatttctctctaaatatgtatgatttattagtgtggagaaaataagctttatacgatcttgtgatatggaagaaataaaagcgatagactgcataataaaggtccctatcacaagtggcaatataaagtgacgttattttgcattaagattttatgcatccaaccataaaagcacatgacaacctctgcttccctctgcgaagggcctttcttttatttttgtcttatgtcttatgcaagagtcgcggtgatcttcacctttcctttgacactttatcctttggcaagcacattgtgttggaaagatcctgatatatatatatatatatccatttgGATGTAAGTtgtcataaactattattgttgacattacccttgaggtaaaaggttgggaggcaacaatATAAGCccctttctctgtgtccgattaaaactccatacccataagtattgcgtgagtgttagcaattgtgaaagactaaatgatagttgagtatgtggacttgctaaaaagctcttatattgactctttccgatgttacgataaattgcaattgcttaaatgactaagattatagtttgttagttttcaatgaagtttctgattcatacttaacattgtgaatagattgttactttagcataagaaatcatatgacaatatatatatatatatatatatatatatatatatatatatatatatatatatatgttgctgtttatAAGAatcatcatgatgccctcatgtccgtattttattttatcgacacctctatctctaaacatgtgtggacatatttttcgttatcggcttccgcttgagggagttgatacgtccattttgcatcatgcttttatatcgatatttattgcactatgggctgttattacacattatgtcacaatacgtatgcctattctctcttattttacaaggtttacacgaagagggagaatgccgacagctggcattctgggctggaaaaggagcaaatattagagacctattctgcacaactccaaaagtcctgaaattccacagaagtcagttttggaatatattaaaaatattgggcgaagaaagcaccaaaggggggccacaccctgtccacgagggtggggggcgcgccctacccccctgggcgcgccccctgcctcatgggccccctggcaggcctccggtgcccatcttttgctatatgaagtctttcgccctggaaaaaatcagaaggaagctttcgggacgaagcaccgccgtctcgaggcggaaccttggcggaaccaatctagggctccggcggagctgttctgccggggaaacatccctccggggggggggatcatcaccatcgtcatcaccatcgatcctcgcatcgggagggggtcaatctccatcaacatcttcaccagcaccacctcctcttaagccctagttcatctcttgtatccaatctttgtctcaacaccttagattggtacctgtgggttgctagtagtgtttattactccttgtagttgatgctagttggtttattcggtggaagatcatatgttcagatcctttatgcatgttaatacccctctgattatgaacatgaatatgatttgtgagtcgttacgtttgttcctaagaacatgggagaagtcttgctataagtagtcatgtgaatttgttattcgttcgatattttgatgagatgcatgttgtctttcctctagtgatattatgtgaacgtcgactacatgacacttcaccattgtttgggcctaggggaaggcattgggaagtaataagtagatgatgggttgctagagtgatagaagcttaaaccctagtttatgtgttgcttcgtaaggggctgattggatccatatgtttcatgctatggttaggtttaccttaattcttctttcgtagttgcggatgcttgcgagaggggttaatcataagtgggatgcttgtcgaaggaatgggcaatacccaagcaccggtccacccacataacaaattatcaaagtaatgaacgcgaatcatatgagcgtgatgaaaactagcttgacgataatttccatgtgtcctcgggagcgttttcctttatataagagttcgtccaggcttgccctttgctacaaaaaggattgggccaccttgctgcaccttgtttacttttattacttgttacccgttacgaattaccttatcacaaaactatctgttaccgataatttcagtgcttgcagagaataccttactgaaaatcgcttgtcatttccttctgctcctcgttgggttcgacactcttacttatcaaaaggactacgatagatcccctatacttgtgggtcatcagagcgccaccatctcgaggcggaacttgggcaggagcagttTTGCTCTCCGGTGGAGCTATTCCGCAGGcgatacttccctctgggagggggaaatcgaagccatcggcatcaccaacaaccctctcatcgtctgaggaccaatcttcatcaacatcttcaccaacaccatctcatctcaaaccctaattcatctcttgtatccaatctttgtatcaaaatatcagattggtacatgtgggttgctagtagtgttgattacattttatagttgatgctagttgatttattatatagaagattatatgttcagatccattatgctattcaatacccctttgattttgaacatgaatatgattcatgagtagttatttttgttcttgaggacatgtaAGAAGTCTTATCATAAATAATCATGTTTAGTACTTCACGCAAGTAAAGTTATCAAGCTTTTATTTCACATGAAAAGGTTATCAAGGTTTTAATCAAGGGCAAAACTAGAAATTCCAGGAAAAAAAGTACAACTcacaatcttgagcaagagcaagCAAACGAGATAGACGGGAATGAGCTTGCCGGTTTGCAAGGGAGTTGTTATTCTTATTATAATTTTGTTGTGTGGTTGTGAACGAGATAGACGGGGATGAGCTTGTCAGTTTGCAAGCAAACGAGATATACTCATATATTGGCTGTGATGATATCTTATATTAGGATACGGGACAAAGGAGTAGTATTTACTCAATGAAGATATATATTAAGGCTGACCATAGTGGGGTAACATAAGTGGTGTCATGCACTTGAGACTTGTAAGCATGCTTATGTGGCAAACAAtcaaagaagagagagagggttaTAGTAATATAGGTAGATAATGTATCATAATTAATGTTATGCtcctatgtgtcatgcatggcaataaatgagactaCATATGGTATTAATCTATGATACTATGTACTATAGATGTAGTATCATCGAAAATACTTAGGAGCACCCGCGGGCTCACCACCCTGATATCTCTCCATTAAATAAGCATAGGGATCTATGCCACTATATTAGGCTGCATGTATTCTTCAGTTTAGGAGAGGTATAGAGTTTGTATTAAGATCTCTGACTGGGAATAAATGCATCGGTTGGTGGGTGGCTGGACTGACATCTGACATCGACCCCACACGCATGTAGATTTTATTGAGCCTTGCATTTTTGAATCATATAACACATCTAATATCCAGTTCTACCAAGTTTCAAACTGCGATATAATTCAACTTTGAAAATATATTTTGCAAGTTTATGTTTTTGTTTAAGTTTTAAGATTGTAATATCAGTTTTTCAACCCAGTTAGGTGTCTTCTATAAAAACTGAGAATCCCATCCTGGGATAGTTAAAACAGTGGATTTCCATGATTGTTAGAATTTAAAATACAAAAAAAGAATTACAATATTCTAATTCCTGGAAAATTCATGGAACAAATTCCATGAAATTAagtctttttatcttttatttttagtGAAAACCCAAGAACTTTGTGAAATTCTAGACAATTTAATTATACTAATCTCAAAACTTTTCCTTCTCTACAAAACTATGTTGTTAGTCCTGTTGCTTGGTTTATCAATGCAGTGTGGCCACATttaaaatagaaaaagagaatTCCTATCCTGGAAAATTCAAGGTACAAATTCCATGAAATTActtctttctatttttttaatgAAAACCCGAGAACTTCATGATAATAATTCTAGACGTTTTAGTTATACTGATCTGAAAACTTTTTCTCCTCTAAAAAGCTACATTATCAGTCACATTGTCAGGTTTATCAGTGCAGTGTAGCCGCATATCGTTCATCTTCATGCTCCAACAAAGATGAATTGTAATTACACCGCGGGCAGCTTTTTTGCTTTCATTTATTGAGGCACGTCATACTTTGACATGTACTTGTGTTGGCAGAGGAAAGACAACACGTTAACTTTTCTTGCATGTAAACGCTGGTCTCATTAATAAGGACTATTGACTTTGTGTGCACACCATAGCATAACACTGTGTATCATGTTCGCGGTGCAGATGTAGTAAATAGCGCAGCACATGTACCTACCACcggtagaaaaaggacctaatgtgagacatattagtcccggttcgattttggcccggtactaatggtaccattactgccggttcgaacggctatgcattaatgccggttcatgttgaacctttagtaccggttcgtgccacgaaccggtactaaaggggtggtggcaggctggcgtcaggccggggccccacgatcacctttagtaccggttcgtggcacaaagccatgaaccgtgactaaaggggtctgacctttagtcccggttggagacacaaaccgggactatagggcaattttcaaactctaccccctgtATCGCCATTTCAATTttgaaaaattaaaagaaaatgataaaaacttcaaaaaataaaatccttcgagaggtagttatattactacatctactagttaggaaaatttgaaaacttaaattttgacatgttttgcaaaaagtgtagggaaaatgtaaaacggctataacttttgcatacggtgtcggaaaaaaacgtataatatatcaaaaaattcagcatgaaaatccgcatccgattttgaccgcctacggcctgtttgcaattttttagaatcctcacattccaaaagaaaaaagatatgctcaaatttcagttttttaattatggtcaaactacttattcaagaagtattaatgttactacataattattcaagaatattagtgttactaaataattatttcaattttttgaattttggtcaaatctggtcaaactatggtcaaacttattcaagaaatattagtgttactaaataattactgttttttagaataatagtttcaaactcaaacggtgaaacgtgtgacctaatgctcaagctaaactgctgagggttaataggattgacagcttacatttgttaggaaaacaacaagtgcagacttggaaagtagggggaatagaactccgaagttaagcgtgctcaggctgggggagtgagaggatgggtgaccggccgggaagttagacgatttggaatgagtgatccacacttgagcagttaagaggggtgattagagactaaatcatcaaataattcagaaaattgaaaatcgaaaaaaataaaaaaaaaatggtAACACCAACCGACTAAAGGTCCCCAataccacggcgcgagctcacgccacgtggtgggcctttagtggcggttcgtgccgaaccggtactaaaggggagggatctttagtctccaccctttagtgacggttgcagaaccgacactaaaggcccttacgaaccggttttaaaacaccgttttctactagtgtactgtTACCACATACGCATGGGACACGTATTCACACATTACATATGATTTCCTATAAAGTGGCTCGAATCCCCAGTGAGAAAGTTGGCGGACGAGATATAGGAGGGCAGCATCGCCGAGTGCTCTTAGTCCGCTTCCTAGTattatatactagtatcatatgcatgataataGTGTATGATACTCCCCCTATGACCAGTCTAAGAACTCGAACTACTCACCCTAAGTAGTACAGTAGGAGTTTACCTCTGGTTATTTCCTGTGTGGGAAATAAAACTGATCGTTTAATGCTAAATAAAGGTGGGTCTTTGAATCATATGATCAGGGAACAATGTTAGCAACCGGCGGAAGTATTTATTGCTCATTCATTTGGAAGAGAAGAGGTATGCGCTAAACCAATTGGCTAACTAGGACCAGAAGTAAGTAGGACGAAAGCAAGGAACTTATTACTTGCCCACCGTACAAGTTACAAGTAATCAAACACAACCCCATTAATTAAGAACTCTTCTAGACCATCCGTTCTGATGTTGCTCCTTCAGATAGACTATCGGTTCACCAAACGCTGCAACACCAACTTTCGACTGAACTGTCGCTTCACAGGGTTGCAATCTCAAACTCTTTTTTTTATAAAGGATATTTTTATTAACTAACAATGTAGCATCAAATAGATACAAATTATGATGAGCAACATCCGACCTATGCATAGTTAAGATGCATACAACTAAACACTAAAAATCTGACAAAAAACTGAAAAACCGACATATCACCAACAAAAGAGTAATATAAGACCGATATTATGCCTATGTCAAGGAGATGATAGACCGATCCGAAGATTATGTTGCCATCCATGTTGGGTAAAATCCACATGGTCACCCGCTCCAACTATGTACACACCTTTTTCAATAGTAGTTGGCACTCCATTTGGTGTAGCGTAGATCATATatgaagcgagtgcgtacaacgaCAAAGAATCTGCAAAGAAGAATAGTTTTTGCCactaaaagccaaatcatttctacgggagaatatcatgtgctacgGGTGCTCCTGCGCGACCTCGGTCGTTGATCTAAGATCTAACGGTGAACATCAATGTTTGTGGACATGCGCATAATTATGGTATTTCTCCGGGGTGTTTCTGCATACATTGATGTTCACCGCTGGATCTCGAAATCGACGGCCGAGGTCGTGCGGGAGCACCTAACTCCCATAGCACCTAATATTTCCCCTCATTTGTACATAGACAAAGCGCCCATAATAAGGCATACACACCCATCCTTATAGTGTTTTGATCGACCCTATTTGAAATGTCGTCTAACCAATGACAAAAATATTGACACACTTAGGGCATCTTCAAGGTGGACCCGCAAACCTCCCGCAACTGTccggaccgcggaagccatccGATGCCGATCTGTATCGGTCCGCGGAGCGGTCCGAACgtgatttctcccgcaaaccggagaccAAAGTgagggaggtttgcgggagtctggaccgctcccaagcccgcttctgacccaTAAAAAACCCTCCCCCTCTCGCGCGCTCCCGCCCGGCGTCAGCTGCCCGTCATGCTGCTGTAGAGTGCGCCGCTCCGCATTGAAGTCGGCTCAgggcggaggcgacctctcactgcctctgCCATTGAACCACAGCGCCGGCCGAGGGCgtcgcccgctgcatgcccggatgaacacgcctcctcaccgcATTCATACGCCCCCATTAACCCCGTGTGGAAGCCGATaaacctactccagccacacgtccgttcatgagcgggccgacattaaatgcaacgccggccgagctcctcccgtccgccctctgTTTAAACGATGGCAGGCGCCGGACAAGAAGCACACCCCTCCGCCGCTATCCCAATTGCCTCCTTCACCATTTCGATGGCATCCGACgggcaggaagagcagttctctggCATAAAAGCCAGCATGGCGGCCCGGCGgatacgagcgaggcagctcgctgctccacctccccCCCTAGGCCGACGGAGCAAGTTGCTACCCCAATCCGGCGTGTGGTTCAGCCACTCGCCGCTCCAAGCCAGCTCAAGGAGGATTGGCGAGTTTCTCTAGCACGGAAGGGAGCACGGCGACACGGGCATGGACGATGTAGCATTGTACCACCCCTCCAGTGCCTACGACCGCGCCATCCGCCGTCGTTGTGCACATAGCCATGCCATGTAGACAGAGAAAGAAGGCGGGTGCGCGGAGGAGAtagacgagtcggtggccagcacaTCCGCGTCCACGTCCGCTGGCAACTTCAAGGGaaagtagaacacaggaggccgccgccgattgggtcccaggaaggccaccgccggCGCGTCGCCGACTTGTACAGCCGGTGACGTGCTAGTTTCTTCTTTATCTTGTACAGCCGGAAGCACCCTTCCCCTCCGGCTGAAGCACCCTCTTCGCCACACTCCGATGAGCGGCGCGGCCGGACATAGGGAAGATACGGGGAAGAATATGCCTCCGGAACTCTCGGCAGTCCGGCGACTAAGGGATCCGCTGCGGCCGGCCCATTGACTAGTGTAGTGTATCCGTGTCGTGGGAGTGAAGCTCCGCGCGACCGTACGTGCACATAGTTTTAAATTTTTAgttaaaatattttcaaaatgtaaCCGTTTGCATCCGGTTTGTATAAAATCCGGTCGAGTTTGCATGAAATCCggtcgtgtttgcacgaatttcgccCGGTTGGTTTAAGTTGTGGtgaaaatgtatgcggctagcgttggatgACTGCCTCCCGCAGTCGTGTTCGTGGACTGGTTCCCCCCTTTCACGGACGAATGCAGAAGATTTTTTGCGGGttgccgttgaagatgcccttacgaACAAATACAAATTAGACAATATTTAGATGAGTTACACTTACACGTATAGACGGCACAAACTTGCAATCTCAAACTCTGACAGCAGCAAAACGTGTTGCTTCACTCTATGTCCTACTCGGACGTTGATTGTTTCAATGGACTGTTCATCTTTTTAAATGGAGTGTTTTTTTAGGTACTGGTTTGATTACATGTAAATTGGTTTCCGTGTTTTGCACTCTATCACGCATCCGGGCAAGATCCATACAGTGCATTACAGTAACAAAACAGTTTCAGCTCCAAAAGTATTGTACCTTGATCTAAAATTACTTATCTTATAGATATGAATGTGTCCAAcgctaaaatatgtctagatacatctgcaaatctaagacaagatcaagaacaagttcagaTACATAGTTCGAGAACAGGTACAACTGTACAAGTAGAGTTCATCAACTCGCAGCACACCTCGGCGCCAAGCTCTGTAAGCATCTCGGTCACGCCGGCCACCAGGTCCCCGGCGCCAGCTTCAGCCGCCTCTGCGCGCCCCCTTTCAAGCCTCACCGCCTGGACCAGCATCGGCCGGACCTTCTTGGAGCGGACCGTGCCGTCACGCCACAGGCCGAGCCCCAGCGCGCGGGCGTCCTACCGGtggccgccgtcgcctcgcctttCTGAGTAGGACAAATCATAAATAGACTAAAAAAACACTTAAAAATGAAGCGTGAGCCCTCCCCCGGTAAGGGCCGATATCCGCCCTGAAGCGTGAGCCCTCCCCCTGCTTTTCTCCCTTCAATCTTGCAAAACTCTATGTAAAGACCGTGCTGAATTTATTTCAGATTGGAATATAGCAAGCGGCAAGGAACTCAATCCATCTTGAAGTCATGTATGAACCCCGATGCCGTGGAGACGGCCTCGATTATGACCCCGCAGGTCACAATGTCACTGTGCTCAATGGTGACATACGAGCTGGCCACCGACATTGTGATCTTGCCACAAGTCGTCGATAGGTTCATGTTCGTGATACGGACGCCCTACACGATGTAGTAGGTGAATATTGGCGTGACTATATAGGGGAGCGTGGTGATGACCGGATATTTCTGTTTTCTACGAGAATTTCTAGGATATATCTTTTTTATTCTAGTGCGCCTCGTAGAGATTTTCTTTGAAAATACTTTTACACTTTCATATGATGTTAGTTGACGATTTTTTGGAAGTATGTTAGTTATTTTTTTTAGGTATGTTAGTTAATGTTATAGTCATGAACTATGTAGCATAGCATAGCATTTTGAAAAGAAGGGAATACTCTTTTGGGAAAACAAACATTGAGTGTTCTGTATGCAATTTTGTCATTTTTGACCACGTAAGACGGCGCTTGGCATTGCTATAATTTAACTCGGAGGTATTACATTTACAAATGTATCTTACCGGACATGACTGATTTTGGCAGGAAACAAACCGGCAGGCAGAGACGTATATTTTTTTATGGGTGTATTTAAATAAAAAACGACaatccaaacagggcctaagagcatctctagcagaccctgtaAAAGGGTCGAACCCGTATAATTTCGGCGAGTATATGGATTCGGGCCGTTTTTCTGGTCAAAATAGACACCGTATCCGCGGTCCGGCCCGTAAAAAATTTACCGTGGCCCGGAAAAAGTCCTTCTCCACCGCTATATATGCGGTTTCACCGCTCGGATACGGGTCAACACCTATCCACTTTCGCCGCCGCTCCGCCGCGATTCCCTTCCTCCTCGGCCCCAATTTCTCACCGCCGGCGAGCCTAAAAAAGGCCTAGCGACCCATGGATGGCTACGTGAATGACGAGGAGCGCCACCGCCGCAGATCCGATGCCGCGCGGAAGCGGGGGCCGCGGAGGTGGCTCAAAACCACGGGAGCCGACCGCCGCCGGCGTTCGAACGCCGCGAGCTTGTCGAGTACGAGTACGAGCGCGAGCTCGCGGTCCGCCACCacgcctcctccggctcctccgccgcAGGGAGCTCGTCTGCGGGTGCCTCGAGCTCGCGGCCCACTCCGGTCAAGAGAGAGCCGGAGGAGCTCAGGCCGGTCGCCTTCAAGCTCGAGGCCGTCGCGTCGAGGAGTAATCGGCCCCGAGGACTACCTCccaccccccccgggggggggcagGAGGAGCATGTAGAGCGCATCATCATGGAGCGCTcggcgagggagggggaggaggccgacgCGCGCCGCCGTCGCGAGCTCGAGTACGAGCAGATCTTCCTCCAGACGGGCGTCGCGGCGTCGCAGGCGCACGCATCCAAGGAGGCGGACCTGCGCGTCATGAAGGCCGAGCAAGCCAAGGTCTTCATTGACCTCGACTCCGACGAGGACTGAACTCCTCTGGCTCCTCCGCCGCGTCGTCGCCGTCGCGAGCTCGTCAATTTTGGTAGCGCAGGCTCGGGTGCACTGCATGGCCCACAGATTCCCCCCTAGTAGTACAATGTAGTATAACGATGAATTATGTATAATCAATGTAGTATGATGATGAACTATGTATGATCAATGTCGTTGCAAGTTTCTCCGTgattgtttttttttaattttacaGTTTCATATACGGGGTATGATCTGCAGCACACGAATTCATCCCGCAATCTAAACGCATTTTGCGGGTTGGCATTATACGGGGtccgctagagatgctctaaggataGTCATTGATGGATGGATGTAATCACGTTGTGATCCAAACCTGTGGTCTACAGAATACCATATCGCAACAGACTCCAATACTTCAACATCCACACAAAAGGAGACTTGAACAGAATTCCTCGCATCACATCTTCTTGGACTCCAGCAGCACGAGAGAGCAATGGAAGGGGGCAGCCTCTGGCACGAGTACGAGACGGACCTCCGGGCCGCCGACGTGTGGGAGGTCTATGGCAGCCTCGCTCTCGGGCAACTAGCCCCCCAGCTGCTCCCGCACGTCCTCTCAAAGGTCGAGCTTGTAGAGggagacggcggcgtcggcacagtcCTGCTCGTCACTTTCCCTCCTGCAGGTCCGAATCTCAAAAGCTCGGCTTCAGGATGGTACAGATGTAATCGCAGCTTCAATCAGTTTTTAGTTACCTGCATGTGCTGAATCATTTTGTTAGGAGCTTCCGAACCAAGAAGCCACAAGGAGAAGTTCAACGTAGTCGACCATGAGAAGTACATCAAGGAGGCAGAGACGGTGGAGGGAGGCTTTCTGGATCTCGGCTTCCGGAAATATTTGGTGCGATTCAAGGTCGTAGGAAAAGAAGATGGCGCATCCGTTATAAGATCCACGGTTGAGTATGAAGTTGATGCAGAGCATGCCAAGAATGTCTCCTTTGTCAGCACAGAAGCAATGGCTTCTATTGCTGAGGCCATCACCAAGTACATCAAGGAGCAGAAGAAGAGCCACGAGCAAGCCGCCGAGTAAAATTCAGAAGAACATGCATGTAGCTGCATAAGAGTATGAAAGACGAAGTGTCCAACTGAAATGACTGTGGCAGCCAAGTTCGAGCAAATTCCCCTGTACCATTTTGTTCTATATATGCAGTGCTCATGCCTTTGGAATTAATGTTTGTATGTGTCACACCTGCATCACCAGTGGTGGATGCCGTGGACGTGTGAGGTGGGACCCGGCTGCCAGTTGGCATTGGTCCACTTGTAAGCGCAACATTGAGCGTGTGTGGCTGGGTTATAAGGCCAGCGGTAGCCAGCAGGATAGGCAGGCATGATTTGTATCTAAACTGGATCCCTCACCTACTCCTGTACTCTCATCTTCCTTGGCAAGAAAGCTATCTTCCCAAGTCCCATCTCATCCCCTTTCCCTTCTGATCCGATCTGAGATGATGAGTTCGTGACAGTATGTTTTAGACTGTACTAGTTTCTAGGAGTACCTGTCAAC
This region of Triticum aestivum cultivar Chinese Spring chromosome 2D, IWGSC CS RefSeq v2.1, whole genome shotgun sequence genomic DNA includes:
- the LOC123050410 gene encoding norbelladine synthase, with protein sequence MEGGSLWHEYETDLRAADVWEVYGSLALGQLAPQLLPHVLSKVELVEGDGGVGTVLLVTFPPAGASEPRSHKEKFNVVDHEKYIKEAETVEGGFLDLGFRKYLVRFKVVGKEDGASVIRSTVEYEVDAEHAKNVSFVSTEAMASIAEAITKYIKEQKKSHEQAAE